One genomic segment of Occultella kanbiaonis includes these proteins:
- a CDS encoding carbohydrate ABC transporter permease has protein sequence MTTTQLRTPRRPWWGVQPIGTVFALPYLVFVAVVFVYPLCFAVYIAFHDYIFTAPGVSVPTPFVGFDNFADVLTDPKVLQSFRNTGVFLVIFVPLTVVLSLILATALNAGIRFVSAFRVAFYVPYLTASVSLVGVWMLLFAQNGLINTILGPLAPSPSWLINSGLAMPTIALYVTWKQLGFYILLYLAALQNIPKELYESAATDGANLRQRFLNVTVPGVRATTTLVLILAIILGANLFTEPYLLTNGGGPDGASATPVLLIYQKGIQQQNPDTASAIGMLLVIVVGLLSMAASRLNREK, from the coding sequence GTGACCACGACCCAGCTGCGCACCCCACGCCGTCCGTGGTGGGGTGTGCAGCCGATCGGAACCGTGTTCGCGCTGCCGTACCTGGTGTTCGTGGCGGTGGTGTTCGTCTACCCGCTCTGCTTCGCGGTGTACATCGCCTTCCACGACTACATCTTCACCGCTCCGGGCGTCTCGGTGCCCACGCCGTTCGTCGGGTTCGACAACTTCGCCGACGTCCTGACCGACCCGAAGGTCCTCCAGTCGTTCCGCAACACCGGGGTGTTCCTCGTCATCTTCGTGCCGCTCACGGTGGTGCTCTCGCTGATCCTCGCGACGGCGCTGAACGCGGGGATCCGGTTCGTCTCGGCCTTTCGGGTCGCGTTCTACGTCCCGTACCTGACCGCGAGCGTGTCCCTGGTCGGCGTCTGGATGCTGCTGTTCGCTCAGAACGGGCTGATCAACACGATCCTCGGGCCACTCGCTCCGAGCCCGTCCTGGCTCATCAACTCGGGCCTGGCGATGCCCACGATCGCGCTCTACGTCACCTGGAAGCAGCTCGGCTTCTACATCCTGCTCTACCTGGCTGCGCTGCAGAACATCCCGAAGGAGCTGTACGAGTCCGCGGCCACCGACGGCGCGAACCTGCGCCAGCGGTTCCTGAACGTGACAGTGCCCGGGGTTCGTGCCACGACCACCCTGGTGCTGATCCTGGCGATCATCCTCGGCGCGAACCTGTTCACCGAGCCCTACCTGCTCACCAACGGCGGCGGCCCGGACGGCGCCAGCGCCACGCCGGTGCTGCTCATCTACCAGAAGGGCATCCAGCAGCAGAACCCGGACACCGCATCGGCGATCGGGATGCTCCTGGTGATCGTCGTCGGACTGCTGTCCATGGCCGCGAGCCGACTGAACCGGGAGAAGTGA
- a CDS encoding carbohydrate ABC transporter permease → MRTKIRWWRYLPLTLAALVFAFPFYFMVVGAFQVNPTNSPSSLFPTDGWTTQNFSAIDSRLDLGGSLLNSLIFTTGVLLGTVVFGLLAGYALARLDFRGKAATWVLMLLIQMVPFQLLMIPLYVQVTRTYGLGDSYLGMILPFAINTTAVFIFTQFFRALPQEVFEAARIDGASELRILRSVAVPLVRPALVTVLLVTFIGPWNEFLWPFLITKDVTMQPLAVSLANYISNVAQSTANPNGAILAGATTLAFPVVVLFCIFQRYFTASEIGSAVKG, encoded by the coding sequence ATGAGGACGAAGATCCGCTGGTGGCGCTACCTGCCGCTCACCCTTGCCGCACTGGTGTTCGCGTTCCCGTTCTACTTCATGGTGGTCGGCGCGTTCCAGGTCAACCCGACGAACTCGCCGTCCTCGCTGTTCCCGACGGACGGCTGGACCACCCAGAACTTCTCGGCCATCGACAGCCGGCTGGATCTGGGCGGCTCCCTGTTGAACTCCCTGATCTTCACCACCGGGGTGCTGCTCGGCACGGTCGTGTTCGGGCTGCTGGCCGGCTACGCCCTGGCCCGCCTCGACTTCCGGGGCAAGGCGGCCACCTGGGTGCTGATGCTGCTCATCCAGATGGTGCCGTTCCAGCTGCTGATGATCCCGTTGTACGTGCAGGTGACCCGGACCTACGGGCTCGGGGACAGCTACCTCGGGATGATCCTGCCGTTCGCGATCAACACCACGGCCGTGTTCATCTTCACGCAGTTCTTCCGCGCCCTCCCGCAGGAGGTGTTCGAGGCGGCCCGCATCGACGGCGCCAGCGAACTGCGGATCCTGCGTTCGGTCGCCGTCCCGCTCGTGCGCCCCGCCCTGGTCACCGTGCTTCTGGTGACGTTCATCGGGCCGTGGAACGAGTTCCTGTGGCCGTTCCTGATCACCAAGGACGTGACGATGCAGCCGTTGGCGGTCTCGCTCGCGAACTACATCAGCAACGTCGCCCAGTCGACGGCGAACCCGAACGGAGCGATCCTCGCCGGCGCCACCACCCTGGCGTTCCCGGTGGTCGTCCTGTTCTGCATCTTCCAGCGTTACTTCACCGCGTCCGAGATCGGCTCCGCCGTCAAGGGCTGA
- a CDS encoding glycoside hydrolase family 130 protein — MFTDATFPLGPFVPYEGNPILRPKGNSWESSNLYNPAALVDGDEVVLLYRAHAEDIVSHIGLARSSDGYTFEREDAPVFSPQEDYERFGAEDPRIVLIDGVYYLTYTGWDRHSAQLCLATSTDLHTWTRHGPLFDDFDTFATVDPRGHNWSKAGVIVPVQMQGKWWMYFGEGAIYWATSDDLIHWTPGTPDTEPMYSPTPGSFDADLVEIGTSPVLSSNGLLVFLTNGATRTVHSDGRVDVDYRCGQIAIDPEDPTTVIARMQVPWLRPQTFEDRHGLVSNVTFVEGLVSFRGKWFAYYGQSDTTLAVAVHDPAQPWGAQVRAALESKETRR, encoded by the coding sequence ATGTTTACCGATGCCACCTTCCCGCTGGGACCGTTCGTCCCGTACGAGGGCAACCCGATCCTGCGTCCGAAGGGCAACAGCTGGGAGTCGTCCAACCTGTACAACCCCGCCGCACTCGTGGACGGCGACGAGGTCGTGCTCCTGTACCGGGCGCACGCCGAGGACATCGTGTCCCACATCGGCCTCGCCCGGAGCTCGGACGGCTACACCTTCGAACGCGAGGACGCCCCGGTGTTCTCCCCGCAGGAGGACTACGAGCGGTTCGGAGCGGAGGACCCACGGATCGTCCTGATCGATGGCGTCTACTACCTGACCTACACCGGTTGGGACCGCCACAGCGCGCAGCTGTGCCTGGCCACCTCGACCGACCTGCACACCTGGACCCGGCACGGCCCGCTCTTCGACGACTTCGACACGTTCGCGACCGTAGACCCACGTGGCCACAACTGGTCCAAGGCCGGCGTCATCGTCCCGGTGCAGATGCAGGGCAAGTGGTGGATGTACTTCGGCGAGGGCGCGATCTACTGGGCGACCAGTGACGACCTGATCCACTGGACGCCCGGCACGCCCGACACCGAGCCGATGTACTCGCCCACCCCCGGTTCCTTCGACGCCGACCTCGTCGAGATCGGCACCTCCCCGGTCCTCTCGTCCAACGGGCTGCTGGTCTTCCTCACCAACGGGGCGACCCGAACGGTGCACTCCGACGGCCGCGTCGACGTGGACTACCGCTGCGGGCAGATCGCCATCGACCCCGAGGACCCGACCACCGTGATCGCCCGGATGCAGGTGCCGTGGCTGCGGCCGCAGACCTTCGAGGACCGCCATGGCCTCGTCTCGAACGTGACCTTCGTCGAGGGCCTGGTCTCCTTCCGCGGCAAGTGGTTCGCCTACTACGGGCAGTCCGACACCACCCTCGCCGTCGCCGTGCACGACCCCGCCCAGCCCTGGGGCGCGCAGGTGCGCGCCGCTCTCGAGTCGAAGGAGACCCGAAGATGA
- a CDS encoding extracellular solute-binding protein: MKTTTRTLAVIGAVALFAAGCSGGGDGDGDGGGGGDGAAGATGPIDIWTSNNEAELAWATAVVDAWNAEHPDEQVTAQEIPAGASSEEAITAAITAGTAPCLVYNIANAAVSGWVRQGGLVNLSEFEDGASYIEDRGGENVASYQTDGSYYQLPWKSNPVMVMYNKTVFAAAGLDPENPGMATFDEFLDGSRQIVSSGAAASAIWPSPTSEFYQPWFDFYPLYLAETGGTMLVEDGASTFNTDEGRAVGEFWATMYSEGLSPQEASTDDAMSAGTTAMQLAGPWAIASYADSVDVGFMPVPTSGGADEVFTFADSKNISMFTSCENQGTAWEFLKFTTSEENDGLLLENTGQMPIRTDLATTFSDYFAANPMYEAFASQTERVADVPSIDNSVEVWQVFRDEYSSAVIFGSQSVDDFLTNAETEINGLVGD, encoded by the coding sequence ATGAAGACCACCACACGTACCCTCGCGGTGATCGGGGCCGTGGCCCTGTTCGCGGCTGGATGCTCCGGAGGCGGCGACGGCGACGGCGACGGTGGCGGAGGTGGCGACGGCGCCGCCGGCGCCACCGGCCCGATCGACATCTGGACGTCGAACAACGAGGCCGAGCTCGCCTGGGCCACGGCAGTCGTGGACGCTTGGAACGCCGAGCATCCGGACGAACAGGTCACCGCCCAGGAGATCCCCGCCGGGGCCTCCTCGGAGGAGGCCATCACCGCCGCCATCACGGCCGGAACCGCGCCCTGCCTCGTGTACAACATCGCGAACGCCGCGGTGTCGGGCTGGGTCCGCCAGGGCGGCCTGGTCAACCTGTCCGAGTTCGAGGACGGCGCCTCCTACATCGAGGACCGTGGCGGCGAGAACGTCGCGAGCTACCAGACCGATGGCTCGTACTACCAGCTCCCGTGGAAGTCCAACCCGGTCATGGTGATGTACAACAAGACGGTCTTCGCTGCGGCCGGGCTCGACCCGGAGAACCCAGGGATGGCCACCTTCGACGAGTTCCTCGACGGCTCGCGGCAGATCGTCTCCTCCGGTGCGGCGGCCAGCGCGATCTGGCCCTCGCCGACGAGCGAGTTCTACCAGCCGTGGTTCGACTTCTACCCGCTCTACCTGGCCGAGACCGGCGGCACGATGCTCGTCGAGGACGGCGCGTCGACCTTCAACACCGACGAGGGCCGGGCGGTCGGGGAGTTCTGGGCGACGATGTACTCCGAGGGCCTCTCGCCGCAGGAGGCGTCCACGGACGACGCGATGTCCGCGGGCACCACCGCGATGCAGCTCGCCGGCCCGTGGGCGATCGCCTCCTACGCGGACAGTGTCGATGTCGGCTTCATGCCGGTGCCGACCTCCGGCGGCGCCGACGAGGTCTTCACGTTCGCCGACTCCAAGAACATCTCCATGTTCACCTCGTGCGAGAACCAGGGCACGGCCTGGGAGTTCCTGAAGTTCACCACGAGCGAGGAGAACGACGGCCTGCTCCTGGAGAACACCGGGCAGATGCCGATCCGCACCGACCTGGCCACCACGTTCAGCGACTACTTCGCGGCCAACCCGATGTACGAGGCGTTCGCCAGCCAGACCGAACGGGTGGCCGACGTGCCCAGCATCGACAACTCGGTCGAGGTCTGGCAGGTGTTCCGCGACGAGTACTCCTCGGCTGTGATCTTCGGGAGCCAGTCCGTCGACGACTTCCTCACGAACGCCGAGACCGAGATCAACGGCCTCGTCGGGGACTGA
- a CDS encoding LacI family DNA-binding transcriptional regulator, which yields MPTRTTLTDLAEQAGVSTATVSRVLNGKAGVSADTRQAVLAALDVLGYERPEKLRRRSAGLIGLVVPELTNPVFPNFAQKIESALAHAGYTPLLCTQSPGGTTEDEYVQMLLDHGVDGIIFVSGLHADTQAAPDRYQRLRSLGTPLVLVNGFVAELDAPSISSDDVGSMDLAVRHLISQGHAKIGLAIGPQRFLPATRKMEGFSRALSERLGITDAAPHIATSLFSVEGGQAAATELLESGHTAIVCGSDLMALGAIRAVRSRGLSVPEDVSVVGYDDSPLMAFTDPPLTTIRQSVDAMSMAVVNTMLAEIAGANPPRTELLFSPELIVRDSTAACPRPS from the coding sequence GTGCCCACGCGTACCACGCTCACCGATCTGGCCGAACAGGCCGGCGTCAGCACCGCCACCGTGTCCCGGGTGCTGAACGGCAAGGCAGGCGTCTCCGCGGACACCCGCCAGGCCGTGCTCGCGGCACTGGACGTGCTCGGCTACGAGCGGCCGGAGAAGCTGCGGCGCCGATCCGCCGGACTGATCGGGCTGGTCGTCCCGGAACTGACGAACCCGGTGTTCCCGAACTTCGCGCAGAAGATCGAGTCCGCGCTCGCGCACGCCGGGTACACCCCGCTGCTGTGCACGCAGTCCCCCGGCGGCACCACCGAGGACGAGTACGTCCAGATGCTCCTCGACCACGGGGTGGACGGGATCATCTTCGTATCCGGACTGCACGCCGACACCCAGGCGGCGCCGGACCGCTACCAACGGCTGCGCAGTCTCGGCACCCCGTTGGTACTCGTGAACGGGTTCGTGGCGGAGCTGGACGCGCCCTCGATCTCCTCCGACGATGTCGGGAGCATGGACCTCGCGGTCCGGCACCTGATCTCCCAGGGGCACGCCAAGATCGGCCTGGCGATCGGTCCGCAGCGGTTCCTGCCCGCGACCCGGAAGATGGAGGGGTTCAGCCGCGCCCTGTCCGAGCGGCTCGGCATCACCGACGCCGCACCGCACATCGCGACCAGCCTGTTCAGCGTGGAGGGCGGCCAGGCCGCGGCCACCGAGTTGCTCGAGAGCGGTCACACCGCGATCGTCTGCGGCTCGGACCTGATGGCGCTCGGCGCGATCCGGGCGGTGCGTTCGCGAGGCCTGTCCGTGCCGGAGGATGTCTCCGTGGTCGGCTACGACGACTCCCCGCTGATGGCGTTCACGGACCCGCCGCTGACCACGATCCGCCAGAGCGTGGACGCGATGTCGATGGCCGTGGTGAACACCATGCTCGCCGAGATCGCCGGCGCGAACCCGCCCCGGACGGAGCTGCTGTTCAGCCCGGAACTGATCGTCCGGGACTCCACGGCCGCCTGCCCGCGCCCGTCCTGA
- a CDS encoding LacI family DNA-binding transcriptional regulator, with product MAKPTIGDVARVAGVTRATVSHAYSGKRSISAPTKARVFEAAESLGWVPSHSARALATRRANAVAMVIARDPGVIASDSFFPAFIAGLESGLADAEVALLLQVAGSRSAEERAYRSMAHGKADGVIVIDLHRSDWRVAFLAELGLTAVLLGAYEQESPFSCVRSDDAVQMRDLITHLRGLGHERIAHVSGPLGYVHSHARARAYVEEIGSEELLREGDFGAASGRDLTAELLDVTDRPTAVLYANDTMAIAGLSLARSRDFKVPDDLALAGFDDDHLSAHLSPALTSVATDPFRRGRITAEVLLADIDGATPRSVEIDCNELRLRASTAAPAPSIAQGGDR from the coding sequence ATGGCGAAGCCGACGATCGGCGATGTGGCACGTGTCGCGGGGGTCACCCGTGCCACGGTCTCGCACGCCTACAGCGGCAAGCGCTCGATCTCGGCTCCGACGAAGGCCCGGGTCTTCGAGGCGGCCGAGTCGCTCGGCTGGGTGCCCAGTCACAGTGCTCGCGCTCTCGCGACCCGGCGCGCGAACGCCGTTGCCATGGTGATCGCCCGCGATCCCGGCGTGATCGCCTCGGACTCCTTCTTCCCGGCCTTCATCGCCGGCCTCGAGTCCGGCCTCGCCGATGCCGAGGTGGCCCTGCTGCTGCAGGTGGCGGGCTCCCGGTCCGCGGAGGAGCGGGCCTACCGGTCGATGGCGCACGGCAAGGCGGACGGCGTGATCGTCATCGACCTGCACCGCTCGGACTGGCGGGTGGCCTTCCTCGCCGAACTCGGGCTCACCGCGGTCCTCCTGGGCGCCTATGAGCAGGAGAGCCCGTTCTCCTGCGTGCGCAGCGACGACGCCGTCCAGATGCGAGACCTCATCACGCACCTGCGTGGCCTCGGGCACGAGCGCATCGCCCACGTCTCCGGCCCGCTCGGCTACGTGCATTCGCACGCCCGCGCTCGCGCCTACGTCGAGGAGATCGGATCGGAGGAGCTGCTCCGCGAGGGTGACTTCGGGGCGGCCAGCGGGCGCGACCTCACCGCGGAACTGCTCGACGTGACGGATCGGCCGACCGCGGTGCTGTACGCCAACGACACGATGGCGATCGCGGGCCTGTCCCTCGCCCGCAGCCGCGACTTCAAGGTGCCCGACGACCTCGCCCTCGCGGGCTTCGACGACGACCACCTCTCCGCGCACCTGTCCCCGGCCCTGACCTCCGTCGCGACCGACCCGTTCCGGCGCGGTCGGATCACGGCGGAGGTGCTCCTGGCCGACATCGACGGGGCCACCCCCCGGTCCGTCGAGATCGACTGCAACGAACTGCGACTGCGCGCCAGCACAGCCGCACCAGCACCATCAATCGCTCAAGGAGGAGACCGATGA
- the dusB gene encoding tRNA dihydrouridine synthase DusB has translation MTSLRIGPIEVGTPVILAPMAGVTNAPFRTLCRDAAAGALPSERAAELEGNPAPVGLYVAEMVTSRALVERTPESMRIISHDEGEGVRSVQLYGVDPATVRAATRMLVAEDRADHIDLNFGCPVPKVTRKGGGAVLPWKSELFTAIVSAAVEATAGSDVPVTIKMRMGIDADHLTYLDAGRRAQDAGVAAVALHARTAADYYSGTAHWDAIAALKEAVTDVPVLGNGDIWSAEDALAMVAHTGCDGVVVGRGCQGRPWLFADLVSAFAGSDARIQPGLGEVASVIRRHADLMVAHFGEELKALRELRKHMSWYLKGYVVGGEARAALGMVSTLDELDERLGALELAQPYPGEGAEGPRGRAGTAKVPHVPEGWLDSRAIDAGLRAMLAEAELSVSGG, from the coding sequence GTGACATCCCTACGGATCGGGCCCATCGAGGTGGGCACCCCGGTGATCCTCGCGCCCATGGCGGGGGTCACGAACGCGCCGTTCCGGACCCTGTGCCGGGACGCCGCGGCCGGCGCGCTGCCGTCGGAGCGGGCGGCCGAGCTGGAGGGCAACCCCGCGCCGGTGGGCCTGTACGTCGCCGAGATGGTGACCTCGCGCGCGCTCGTGGAGCGGACCCCGGAGTCGATGCGGATCATCTCCCACGACGAGGGCGAGGGCGTGCGCAGCGTGCAGCTGTACGGCGTGGACCCGGCGACCGTGCGTGCGGCCACCCGGATGCTGGTCGCCGAGGACCGCGCCGACCACATCGACCTGAACTTCGGCTGCCCGGTGCCCAAGGTGACCCGCAAGGGCGGGGGAGCGGTGCTGCCCTGGAAGAGCGAGTTGTTCACGGCGATCGTCAGCGCCGCCGTGGAGGCGACCGCGGGCTCCGACGTGCCGGTCACCATCAAGATGCGGATGGGCATCGACGCGGATCACCTCACCTATCTCGACGCCGGCAGGCGCGCCCAGGACGCGGGCGTGGCCGCCGTCGCGCTGCACGCGCGCACCGCCGCGGACTACTACTCCGGCACCGCCCACTGGGACGCGATCGCCGCGCTCAAGGAGGCCGTCACGGACGTGCCGGTGCTCGGCAACGGGGACATCTGGTCCGCCGAGGACGCCCTCGCGATGGTCGCCCACACCGGCTGCGACGGCGTCGTGGTCGGGCGTGGCTGCCAGGGGCGGCCGTGGCTGTTCGCGGACCTCGTTTCCGCGTTCGCGGGCTCGGACGCGCGGATCCAGCCGGGCCTCGGCGAGGTCGCGTCGGTGATCCGCCGGCACGCCGACCTGATGGTGGCGCACTTCGGCGAGGAGCTGAAGGCGCTGCGGGAACTGCGCAAGCACATGTCCTGGTACCTCAAGGGCTACGTGGTGGGCGGCGAGGCCCGAGCCGCGCTCGGCATGGTCTCCACCCTCGACGAGCTCGACGAGCGGCTCGGTGCGCTCGAGCTCGCGCAGCCGTACCCGGGCGAGGGCGCCGAGGGGCCGCGCGGGCGTGCCGGCACCGCGAAGGTGCCGCACGTGCCGGAGGGCTGGCTGGACTCGCGCGCCATCGACGCCGGTCTGCGCGCGATGCTCGCCGAGGCCGAACTCAGCGTCTCCGGCGGCTGA
- a CDS encoding ABC transporter permease subunit yields the protein MGPFFLVKLSVLALINAFGLFVIYSAWQVSHWGILGSMVAILIVANWVYFSKRMIAAKYLFPGLVFLLVYQLFTMGYTAYISFTNYGTGHNATREDAIAANLAQNENRVPDSPSYPLTVVTGADGELGFAIIDGDDGVLVGTEEQTFEAAPDATVTDGDVTEVPGYSVLTFGEVLEQQNEITSLRVGFDDVDEGSIRTQDGSTGYLYRSVLTYDEATGAITNTDTGVVYSDNGEGSFEAEDGSTLVVGWRVAVGFDNFTKMFTDSRLSGPFLSVLVWTFVFAFLSVATTFFLGLFFAIVFNHPAVRGRKIIRSLLILPYAFPGFLSGLVWAGLLNRRFGFINQVLLGGAEIPWLTDPWLAKLSVIGANLWLGFPYMFLITTGALQAISSEVYEAAKIDGARAGRVFRSITLPLLMISVAPLLIASFAFNFNNFNLIYFVTEGGPNFPGSPIAVGATDILISMVYSVAIESGTQQYGLASAMSILIFVMVGLISWLGFRQTRKLEEVI from the coding sequence ATGGGGCCGTTCTTCCTGGTCAAACTCTCCGTCCTGGCCCTGATCAACGCCTTCGGTCTGTTCGTGATCTACTCCGCCTGGCAGGTCAGCCACTGGGGCATCCTCGGCTCGATGGTCGCGATCCTGATCGTGGCCAACTGGGTCTACTTCTCCAAGCGGATGATCGCCGCGAAGTACCTCTTCCCGGGTCTGGTCTTCCTGCTCGTCTACCAATTGTTCACGATGGGCTACACCGCCTACATCAGCTTCACGAACTACGGGACCGGTCACAACGCCACCCGCGAGGACGCGATCGCCGCCAACCTCGCTCAGAACGAGAACCGCGTGCCGGACTCGCCGAGTTACCCGCTCACCGTGGTCACCGGCGCGGACGGAGAACTCGGCTTCGCGATCATCGACGGCGATGACGGGGTGCTGGTCGGCACCGAGGAGCAGACCTTCGAGGCGGCGCCGGACGCCACGGTCACCGACGGCGACGTCACCGAGGTCCCCGGCTACAGCGTCCTCACCTTCGGCGAGGTCCTCGAGCAGCAGAACGAGATCACCTCCCTGCGGGTCGGGTTCGACGACGTCGACGAGGGCAGCATCCGCACCCAGGACGGTTCCACCGGGTACCTGTACCGCTCCGTCCTCACCTATGACGAGGCCACCGGAGCCATCACGAACACCGACACCGGCGTCGTCTACTCCGACAACGGTGAGGGGTCCTTCGAGGCGGAGGACGGTTCGACCCTGGTGGTCGGCTGGCGCGTGGCGGTCGGGTTCGACAACTTCACGAAGATGTTCACCGACTCCCGACTCAGCGGGCCGTTCCTGTCCGTGCTGGTGTGGACGTTCGTGTTCGCGTTCCTGTCCGTGGCGACCACGTTCTTCCTCGGCCTGTTCTTCGCGATCGTGTTCAACCACCCGGCCGTGCGCGGTCGCAAGATCATCAGGTCGCTGCTGATCCTCCCGTACGCGTTCCCCGGATTCCTCTCCGGGCTCGTCTGGGCGGGCCTGCTCAACCGAAGATTCGGGTTCATCAACCAGGTGCTGCTCGGCGGCGCGGAGATCCCGTGGCTGACCGACCCCTGGCTGGCCAAGCTGTCCGTGATCGGCGCGAACCTCTGGCTCGGCTTCCCGTACATGTTCCTGATCACCACCGGCGCCCTGCAGGCCATCTCGTCGGAGGTGTACGAGGCGGCGAAGATCGACGGCGCCCGGGCCGGCCGGGTGTTCCGGTCCATCACGCTGCCGCTGCTGATGATCTCCGTGGCGCCACTGCTGATCGCCTCGTTCGCCTTCAACTTCAACAACTTCAACCTGATCTACTTCGTCACCGAGGGCGGCCCGAACTTCCCAGGCTCGCCGATCGCCGTCGGCGCCACGGACATCCTGATCTCGATGGTCTACTCCGTGGCCATCGAGTCGGGCACCCAGCAGTACGGCCTGGCCTCCGCGATGTCGATCCTGATCTTCGTCATGGTCGGGCTGATCTCCTGGCTGGGCTTCAGACAGACCCGCAAGCTCGAGGAGGTGATCTGA
- a CDS encoding sugar ABC transporter substrate-binding protein, which yields MRRSIVITAAVGLTMALAACGGGTGSGEEETTAGAEETTEDGGSAGTLTIWADEFRAAALTDIVAQFEEDKGVTVEIVEKNFDDIKDEFIAQAPTGEGPDIIVGAHDWSGELVTNGLVSPVELGDAAADFSEVAVNAFTYEGSVYGVPYGIENIALVRNNALASDTPATFDELIAQGQATGAEYPVLIQMGEEGDAFHMYPLQTSFGAPVFATDDTGSYIPELALGGDAGTAFADYLASIGQAGSGVLDTAITADIAREAFANGESPYILTGPWNIAPFTEAGIDVTVLPIPSAGGEPAAPFVGVQGFYVNSYSENAILANEFLINYAATEDVQVAMYETGGRIPALTSAAEAVSDDPIAAGFVAAGEIGVPMPSLPQMNSVWAFWGVTEANLVSGVATDPAAAWATMVDNIQGAIDAA from the coding sequence ATGCGACGGAGCATTGTCATCACCGCGGCGGTGGGCCTCACCATGGCCCTGGCCGCCTGCGGTGGCGGAACGGGTAGTGGCGAGGAAGAGACCACCGCCGGTGCCGAAGAGACCACCGAGGATGGCGGCTCGGCCGGCACCCTCACCATCTGGGCGGACGAGTTCCGTGCGGCAGCCCTCACCGACATCGTGGCCCAGTTCGAGGAGGACAAGGGCGTCACGGTCGAGATCGTCGAGAAGAACTTCGACGACATCAAGGACGAGTTCATCGCCCAGGCGCCCACCGGGGAGGGCCCGGACATCATCGTCGGCGCCCACGACTGGTCCGGCGAGCTCGTCACCAACGGTCTGGTCAGCCCGGTCGAGCTCGGCGACGCGGCGGCCGACTTCTCCGAGGTCGCGGTCAACGCCTTCACCTACGAGGGCTCCGTGTACGGCGTCCCGTACGGCATCGAGAACATCGCGCTGGTGCGCAACAACGCGCTCGCCTCGGACACCCCGGCCACCTTCGACGAGCTGATCGCGCAGGGTCAGGCCACCGGTGCCGAGTACCCGGTGCTGATCCAGATGGGCGAGGAGGGTGACGCCTTCCACATGTACCCGCTCCAGACCTCGTTCGGTGCCCCGGTGTTCGCCACCGACGACACCGGCTCCTACATCCCCGAGCTCGCGCTCGGTGGCGACGCCGGCACCGCCTTCGCCGACTACCTCGCCTCGATCGGCCAGGCCGGCTCGGGCGTGCTCGACACCGCGATCACTGCCGACATCGCTCGTGAGGCGTTCGCCAACGGCGAGTCCCCGTACATCCTCACCGGGCCGTGGAACATCGCTCCGTTCACCGAGGCCGGCATCGACGTCACCGTCCTGCCCATCCCGAGCGCCGGCGGCGAGCCCGCCGCGCCGTTCGTCGGCGTGCAGGGCTTCTACGTGAACTCATACTCCGAGAACGCGATCCTCGCGAACGAGTTCCTCATCAACTACGCCGCGACCGAGGACGTCCAGGTCGCGATGTACGAGACCGGTGGCCGGATCCCGGCGCTGACCTCGGCCGCGGAGGCCGTCTCGGACGACCCGATCGCGGCCGGCTTCGTCGCCGCCGGCGAGATCGGTGTGCCGATGCCGTCGCTGCCGCAGATGAACTCGGTCTGGGCCTTCTGGGGTGTCACGGAGGCGAACCTGGTCTCCGGTGTCGCCACTGACCCGGCCGCAGCCTGGGCCACGATGGTGGACAACATCCAGGGCGCGATCGACGCGGCCTAA